The DNA sequence ATGTCTAAACACATATGCCACGATTTTTGTGGAAGTTGTGATGACTCATGAAAAGGACTTCGAGGGCCAAACAATTCTAATGAGTGAACTCCACTTTATTGAAAATATTCAACCAGAGAAGATGAGTCGATTTGTTATGAAGAGTAAAATTGATCTTCTTTTAAGTGGTCAATTTGTTGATAGTGAAGAGATCTATGGCCCAGGTGCGATGGTGAAAATTGAGGGGAGAGTCCTTTCAAAAACTCTTTCTAAAAGCTTTCAGCTAAACCTTAAGTTGGGGACTGAAGGAGATATTGTCTTTAGTGAGCCTGAACTTGGACAGAAAACAAAAATTAAAATCAAACCAGTAGTTCATTAATGTCAGAAGAAAATTTTGAAAGACTAGATAAGAAACTCGTCGAGCTTGGCCTCGTTGCGACTCGCAGTCGTGCTCAACAGCTAATAGGTGACGGCAAAGTAACTATTGCAGGTAAAGTAATCACAAAAACCTCATATAAAGTTTCAAGTAGTGATGACATTCAACTAAATGAGAGTAGTGAAGAAGTAGGCCGTGGCTTTCATAAAATTGCCGGCGCACTCGAGGCTTTTGATGTTGTCATCGAAAGTAAACTTGTTGCAGATGTAGGCGCCAGTACAGGTGGCTTTACGCAATTTTGCCTAAATCATGGAGCTATTAAAGTCTTTGCCATTGATGTTGGCCATGGGCAATTAGCACCAACTCTAGTTAGTGATACAAGAGTGGTAAATCTTGAAGGTACAAATGTAAGAGAGCTTCAACAACTAGAGGAAGCAGTTGATCTATGTGTTGTTGACCTTTCATTTATTTCCCTGAACTTAATTTGGAAGAACTTAGTCGATATTAGTAAAGATGATGCTGAAATGATCGTTCTTTTTAAGCCTCAGTTTGAGGTTGGAAGAGATGGTATTGGTAAGAAGGGAATTGTAAAAGATAGAAGTTATGTTCTTAGGGCCATTGAAGAAATGAAGATTCAATGTGAGGCCATGGAACTTGGGATTCTTGGCTTTAAGCCTTGTGTAATAAAAGGACGCAAGAGTGGAAATCAAGAATACTTTTTATATTTGAAAAAGAACACTAAATCTCTTCTTTCACTAGAAGAATTAAATAAAGAAGTTGGAGAATAAAATGAGAGTATGTGTATTTTGTGGATCATCAAGTGGTAAAAGCGAAACATATTTAAACTACGCAAAAGATTTAGGTGAGAAGCTTGTGGGGAATGGCCACTACCTTGTCTATGGTGGGGCCTCAATTGGTGTGATGGGGAAGATTGCTGATACGATGCTTGCTAAAGACGGCCATGTTATTGGTGTCATGCCAAAATCACTAATTGACTGGGAAGTAGGGCATCAAGGTCTGACTGAGTTCATTGAAGTCGATACAATGCATACTCGCAAAGAAAGAATGTATGAGCTTTCAGATGTCTTTGTTACTTATCCAGGTGGATTTGGTACTCTTGATGAATTATTTGAAATTACAACTTGGGCCCAGCTTCAATACCATAAGAAGCCAATTTACTTAGTGAATGTAAATGGTTATTTTGATCACTTAATTAAGCATATTGAAAATTCAGTTGCTGAGGGATTTATCTCGAAAGAACACTTTGAATTAATTACGATCTTAAATTCAAATGAAGAGTTAATGGAGAGGATCAATTAAGATCCTCCCCAAAATTTATTAATCTTGTAGAATAATATAAATATTTGGTTCGTCGATTTCAATTTTGTCATTTTCAAATCTTTCAAGCTCTTTGAAAATGGTACGACGAACATTAAACAGTCCGGCCTTTGCCTTATCAATTCTTATATTGACAATCTTGTTAGCGAGATCATAAGAAGAGCGTCCTTCAAACTTAACCTTAATTCCCTTTGAAACATTTCCTTTAAGGTGTCCTTTAAATTTACCACCACGGATATCAAGATTAAGATCATCAATCTCAACTGCACTACCAAGTGCTTCATATTCATTTGTTAAGTTATAAAAGCTTCTCTCATTACTTTGAAAAAAAGCATTTCCAATATTTAGGCTAAGAAAATTAAAACAATTTTGAATTAGCTGTTCATATTCATTTCCCTCTTTGCTTTGCTTTTGACATTCAAGACGAGTTCCCGTTAGACGAGTAGAGAAGCCTTCGCCATTTGCTTGAACTTGATTAAGATTTAGCCCAATATTAGTATCGCTATTATTGTAGTTGAGACTTGAGATTCCAATCTTTTCTGCATCATTGATTTGGAGTGACGAAAGGTCGAGTTCAAATGATTCATTATCTACTGAAAAGATAAGTGTTCCACCGTAGTTTTCTACTTCAAGACTTGGGTTGATAAAATCCCCAAAACCTTGGATTGATATTTCTTTACTCGCTCCTGTTCCTTTGGGACTAGTATAATTCGCATTTAACTGGCCGATCCTTCCTATTGGAAATGCTGGCTTTTCGTTAAGCTCATTGGCGTGGGCCGTGGAAATATTGGCGAAAATTAGGCAATAGGATGCCGCTATCATTTGACATGACTTCTTCAACATAAACAACTCCGTTTGATTGTGTGTGGTTATAGATAAAATCGGGTTAACCACAAGCATTACGTAGGTTTTGTCTTAATCTGATTTAAAAGGGTAAATAATGCCCCTTTAGTAACATGTAAGTATTTAAATTTATGTAATTGAACGTAATACCTGTTTAGTTAGGTGGACTATTCAATAGTCGGTTTTTTGTGCTAAAGTTCGCTAAATGTTCAAGAAAATTGCGCTACTATTTATTATTTCTCTCTTTGTCATAGCAGGTTATGTGCTAGCTCGTGTGCCTGTTCTTAATATTAATAAATTGGCCCAAGGCTATGTAAAGACTTCTGTAAAAGATGAAAGTGTTTCATATTTGGTAACAACTAAGAGGCCACGTAATTGGGCCTATCTAAGTGCAATGCCTAAGCATGTTTACTACGCCTTTATCGTTAGCGAAGATTGGTCTTTCTACGATCATCAAGGTGTGGACTTTAGACAAATTTATCACGCAGTTAAAGATCACTTAAATGGAGAGAAATTAAGAGGCGCAAGCACGATCTCACAACAATTAGCTAAGAATCTCTATACAAAAAGTGAAAGAAGTCTGGAGCGTAAAGTTTTTGAGCTCTTTACAACAATGTACTTAGAGGAAAAGTTAACAAAAGATCGCATCCTTGAAACTTACTTAAATGTCATTGAATTTGGAAAGGGGCTATATGGTATTAAGAATGCAAGTTGGTTCTACTTTAAGAAGCGTCCTGCTGATTTAAACCCAAAGGAATCTGCTTTCTTAGCAATGTTACTTCCCAACCCAAAGGTTTATTCTCAATCATTTCGTGATAAGAAGTTAACAGAGTATGCGTCAGCTACGGTGAACTCCATATTAAGAAAAATGAAAGTAACCAAGGCCATAAGTGAAGAAGAATTGTTGGCCTTTCAAAAAGAACACCTCTCTTTCGAAAATATAAAAGGTAGTGAAGGTGGTAGTAAGCTATTACTAGAAGAGGAATTCTTTGAGTTATAAAGACACCTTAGAGCAAGTTTATTCAAATACAGGTTTAGCACCTGCAAAGAAGCGAAGAGAGCTTCTTGTCGATCAAATGTTTGCCAATGAAGCATCAGGGCTTGATTGCTTAAATTGCACTGGTCGCTGCTGTACATTTGAAGCAAACTCAATGCAAATGACATCAGTTGAAGCCTTAGAGGCAATGGCCGTTCTGGAAGAAAAGAACCTTTTAAATGATGAAACAAAGAAAAGGTTAGAAGATTGTATTTCTGAATTTCGCCTTGATAAGTATATTCAAATTGGTCCTGGTGAGTATTTTAGAAAGTCCTATACGTGTCCATTTTATTTCTATCCAAGTTTTGGTTGTGGCCTTGGTGTCGATCATAAACCATATGGCTGTATTGCATTTAATCCATGTGAGGCAAGTCAAGAAGATGGTGGTAATTGTCAAAGTGATTTAGATATTCAAGAAAAACGAAATCTTCAATTTGAAAAAACAGAAGATCTCGCAGATAAATATTTGTTTGAACAATATAAAATTTCTCAATTAAAAGAGCCAATCCCAATTAAACTACTCGAAGTTTGGAAAAAAATTTAATCAGAAAAATTATAACGTAGTCCCATTACCATTGTTGTTACTTTAAAGTCAGTATCGTAGAGGAAATTTACATTAGAGCCTGAGCTATAGTGATAACCACCATAAATATAAAATCGTTTACTCACTGGGGCCTCAATATCCATTCCTAAAGTCCAAAGTAAGTAAGAGTCATCTTCTAAAACTTCACTATTACTATATTCACGATTAACATACTTGAATCCAAATAGAGGTTGAAACCACCAGAGCTTAATGGCCGTAGTTGCCATAATACCACTTTCTTTCAAATCTGTTTTGATCGTGCTTGATTCTAACTCATATGACGCTTCATCATATGTATTATGATAAAAAGACAATTTTGTTAACAGCCAATTCGTTTCTTCTGAAATTCCAATATGAAATCCTGTACCATCTGTTTTATATGGTCGAAGACTGACATCAGGAGAAAATAGGTTATCGATAGTTGTCTTTTCTTCATAAGTCGGCATTTGCGCACCAGCAACAATTCCATACTTTGCTGCACATGAAGTTAGAAAAATTAAAACTAAAATCGGAAATAAAACCTTCATACCTCTCCCTTAAATAAATAATAAATTCATTGTTAAGTATTATTAAATTTTATTTAAGAGAGAAAAAAATTCATTATATGTTGTTTAAAATAAGTTCTGATAGCGGTTTTGGAAGAATATTATTAGGAACTTTCATGATGATATGGCCGCCTTCTTTGTTTTGAAATTTACCAAAGCTGTCATCAAAACGAAACTCTGCATTCTCAAATGTACGCACATTGATATCATTTCCATTGACGTGATCTACGAAGGAAGATTCAAACTTAAGTTTCTCTAAAGACAACTCTTCATTCAAGATAAAGAACCAGTGATAAATATCTGCCTTTGGTGCATCATCTGCTAAACCCAACTTTTTTACTTCAATAACAGATACATTTTCATTCATAAAATAAAATAATGTTTCAAATTTTTTTTCCATAAAAATATTTTACTTTGCTAAAAGACGAAGAGTAAAGAAATTGGCAGGGATATTTGGTTAAGAATCAGATTAGGGAATTTATACGGTTAGACGTGTATTTGGGAATGTTCAAAAGATATATAAGAATGAATTGCTATAAAAAAGAAAGAAGAAGTGATTAAAGTATACTGAAACACATCATCTAACCGATATAAATCCTAAATCTGTTATGATAATAGCACTTATGTATACATTGTCAAATAAAAGTTTGAGTGATCGAACTGTTTTGTGAGTTATTTAAGTGATTGAAATTAAAAGTGAGTAGGACAACGCCTACTCACTCGTTTATTTTTCTAAGCTGCCTTATTGCCACCAACGAGGTCGATAACTAGCTTTACAATATCGTCTAGATTATCGGCTTGACCTTTAAGGTTTGCGGCCGATCGAGATGCTTCTTGTGCTGAATTGTTATTTTGTATAGTTGTTTCATCAATGAGTCTAATCGCATTTGTGATTTCATTCACACCTTGTGTCTGTTCGTTACACGCGCTTGCAATTTCTGTAATTTTTCCATTTACATTTTGTACGTTAAATACAATTTTATCGAGAACTTCTTTACACTGTCCGGCTTTTTGTCTACCAGCTTCTACAGTTTTAGAACTGCTATGTATAACTTCATTAACCATTGCTGTTGTGCCCGATACTATTGCTTCTACATTCTTAATTGATTCATCAATAAGTACTTTAATTTCATCTGATGCTGCTCCAGACATTGATGCTAGGGAACCAATCTCCTCTGCAACGACAGCAAAACCTTTTCCACTCTCTCCTGATCTTGCTGCCTCTACTGATGCATTGAAAGAGAGAAGTTTTGTTTGAAAAACAATATCGTTTATAACTTTTGTCTTATCTTCGATTTCTTTAATAATGTTTAAAATTTCTTGAATTTGAGCATTACTACTTTCCATCTTCTTCATTGCATCCGTATTACTATTAGATATATTTTCAATAGCATAAAGCATTTCATCTATAGTACGTTTTCCATTTTGAACTTCTAGTTCAGATTGTTCACCTGATTTTTTCGAGTCCTCTGCAAACTCAGTATTTCTTCGAATCATTGATGAAATTTCATCAACAGAAGCAACTGTTTCTTGAAGAGATGCCGCTTGTTCATTGGTTGCAGCTGATAATTGAGTTGATGTGCTATATGTAACTTTAGAACCATTCGCAACTTGTAGAGAAGTTTCTTTCAGCTGATTTGCCATAATTAGCAGAGGGTTTGAGACACTTGTTTTCAATACAAATGTAAATAGAGCACCGATAATAAGAAGGCCTATAAAACCAAACATAGCTTGATTTAAGAATACACTAAAAATATAATCATTTACATCATCTACATAGATTCCTGTACCTAGTACCCATCCCCACGGCCTGTATAGTTCAACGTAAGAGTATTTTTCAACAAATTTATTACTATCAGTCTTACTATTCCAGATGTAGTTTACAAAACCTCTGTCTTGTTTTTTTACGAGTGCGACAACATCGTTAAAGAGTGGCTTCCCCGCTTTATCGACAAATGTCTTAACACTTTTTCCTCTTAAGCTATTACTTGGGTGAACAATCATCCTTGGTTCAAGGTCATTGATCCATACGTAATCATCCATGTCACGGCCATAGCGTATATTTGAAATATAGTACTTTGATATTTCCTTCGCTTCTTTTAAAGAGTACTCACCAGCTTCTACCTTTTTATTCATAGACTCTAAGAAGTGATATGCGGTCTTTGTGACATCCTCAATTTGGTTTTTCTTCTCTTGTAGTAGAGCAGACTTTGTTGAGTTATATGAGTAAGTAATAAAGATTGAAGTAAAGATAACAAATGGTATCAATGCCATTAGAATTATCTTTGTGTTTAAACTAAGACTTTTCACTAATGCTTTCATAATTCTCCTGATTTTCTATACAATTTCTAAAGATTCTTTGTATAACTTCGGTAAAAGAAATATATTTGTTAGTGATGTTAATCAGTTTTTAAGTTGAATGAGCTAACAATTTTGTAAGTTTGAAATAGAAATTATTATATTTTATCTAAGCAAAACTAAAAAAGGTGATTTTCTAAATGAAAAATATTGTCAGGAAAGTACTCGCGGCCCTAGGCCTAGTTATCTCTGTAGTTTACCTACTAAATCCAACTGCTGGAGTAATTGAATTAATTCCAGATAACATTCCTTATATTGGAAACCTTGATGAGGCCGGTGCAGTTATGCTTTTTCTTTCTTGCTTAAAAATTCTTCGCCAAAGCTATCTTAGAGACTAATTTTCTCTGTTCCTTAATGTACTTAATTAAATGTAAAATTATAATGTGAACTACTTATTTAAGTAGTCTAAGTAATTTGCACTTTTGCGCCAAAAATCGACTAATTATTGTCCACTGTCTAATTACTAGACAGGTATTCATTTTTATCTAGCTGAAAGAGTGTTAAGTAGTTTGGCACCAGTATTGCTGTTATTTCAGTATGTTTACAATATAACCTTGAGTTAATCTATAGGAGAAATTATGAAATCACTTAAAAGTTTACTTATCGCAATGCTTGTCATGGGAGCAAATACTTATGCTGCTACATCTGGAACTCTTGTTTTAAAAGGGCAAGTTCCGGCCCAGTTGTCAATTAGCGTGACTGCTGAAGCAATGGCATCGGCGCTACCTCTAGATATTACTCAAGTCGATTCAAAAGTAGCTACTGTTAATGAGGTGTCGAATTCAAATAGTGGTTATACGGTTTCGTTTAGTTCTGCAAACCTAGGGAAATTAGTTCATAACTCTGTTTCTTCATCATCTATTAACTATGCTCTTAGCTACGATGGTAATGCCGTTGATTTGACAACGACAGATGTATTCACGTTTCCAACTGCTGCTAGTGTAAATGTTGATAAAGATTTGGCTATTTCTTATACAGGAGTGGATCACCAGAACCTTATTCAGGGTGAATATGCTGATACTGTGACTTTAACAATTGCGGCGAATTAATACTAAAGTTTTTTAGTCAGATATCCGAAAGGTAGGGTGATGAAGTGTATCACTCTGCCTTTTTTATTTTTTATTTCCCTTTTTTCACTTAGTTGTTATGCGAGTGAAGCGAAGGAGTTGCATTTAAGGGGAAGAGTGCCGGCATCGATAGTTATAGATGAAACAAAGTCAAACTCTCAACATGATGTTATTAGAGCAAATCTTGATAAAAACTCCTACGCTGTAAAAAAATCAGAAAAGAATGGTCATTCAATTATTGAAATTTCTTTTCATTAATACATCTTGAATAAAATTTGTGTATAATATATAAAACTAAGCTATCACGGAGGAAGCTTGAGGATACTTGTTCTATTAACAATTGCTCCACTTTTACTGTCATTTACCTTTAGACCGACGAGTCAAACAATAGATATAAGTAGTGGCCAAAAGTCCACTCAATTCCAAATTGAAAATACTTCATCAGAAATGATACCTGTTACTATAAATGTTCTTGAAAGAATCCAGAAGGAAGATGGTAGCGAGTCTTTGCCTAAGACAAGTGACGTGAGCGTTTTTCCTCCACAGCTAATTGTCTCGCCTGGGGATCGCAAAACTATACGTGTAGATTGGAAAGGTGGAAGTAATATTACTACCGAGAAAGTATTTCGAATAGTTGCTGAGCAAGTTCCGTTAAAACGTGGAAGTACAAATAGTAAAAATCGTGGCGGTATTAAGATGCTACTTAAGTATATGAATGTTCTTTATGTAACAAAGAAGGAGTTTCAGTCTAAGCTTGTAGCGAGTCATTATGAAGTTGGGAAAAAAATACGAGTTTATATCACCAATAAGGGGAAATCCCATCAATACTTAAAGAACGTAAGATTTGAATTTATAAAAGGTGATAAGAAATTATCAATCCCTGCTAAAGATATGATTAAACTAGATGGTCAAAATATTTTGGCCAATACTACAAGATTTTTTATTTTTGAAAATACGATAAATTTAAAAAATGGATATGAGTTAAGAGCATCTTTTGGTAAGTGATTATAAGTCAATTTTTCTTGTTATATTTTTGAGCCAGATTAGTCTGGTTTCGGTTTATGCTCAGTCTGAAACAGAGCTGTTTCGAAGTGTTTTTGGTGAAGTTAATTACGAAGCCCAGCTAGAGCTAATCCTTCACGGAAAATCTCTTGGAGATATTTCTGTAAAGCTTCAGGGTAGTAAATTAAAATATATTAATAGTACTGTGCTCAATGAAAAGATAAAAAGTATCGTTAAAGATAAAAATTACAAGCTAATTGATACTTCAAAAAAGTGGGCCTCTATTTCAACAATTCCTTATCAATTAAAATATGATGAGAAGGCACTACAAGTCGTTTTAGATATACCTGTTGAAAACTTAAAGTCAGTT is a window from the Bacteriovorax sp. BAL6_X genome containing:
- a CDS encoding TlyA family RNA methyltransferase, producing MSEENFERLDKKLVELGLVATRSRAQQLIGDGKVTIAGKVITKTSYKVSSSDDIQLNESSEEVGRGFHKIAGALEAFDVVIESKLVADVGASTGGFTQFCLNHGAIKVFAIDVGHGQLAPTLVSDTRVVNLEGTNVRELQQLEEAVDLCVVDLSFISLNLIWKNLVDISKDDAEMIVLFKPQFEVGRDGIGKKGIVKDRSYVLRAIEEMKIQCEAMELGILGFKPCVIKGRKSGNQEYFLYLKKNTKSLLSLEELNKEVGE
- a CDS encoding TIGR00730 family Rossman fold protein — protein: MRVCVFCGSSSGKSETYLNYAKDLGEKLVGNGHYLVYGGASIGVMGKIADTMLAKDGHVIGVMPKSLIDWEVGHQGLTEFIEVDTMHTRKERMYELSDVFVTYPGGFGTLDELFEITTWAQLQYHKKPIYLVNVNGYFDHLIKHIENSVAEGFISKEHFELITILNSNEELMERIN
- a CDS encoding biosynthetic peptidoglycan transglycosylase, translating into MFKKIALLFIISLFVIAGYVLARVPVLNINKLAQGYVKTSVKDESVSYLVTTKRPRNWAYLSAMPKHVYYAFIVSEDWSFYDHQGVDFRQIYHAVKDHLNGEKLRGASTISQQLAKNLYTKSERSLERKVFELFTTMYLEEKLTKDRILETYLNVIEFGKGLYGIKNASWFYFKKRPADLNPKESAFLAMLLPNPKVYSQSFRDKKLTEYASATVNSILRKMKVTKAISEEELLAFQKEHLSFENIKGSEGGSKLLLEEEFFEL
- a CDS encoding methyl-accepting chemotaxis protein, with translation MKALVKSLSLNTKIILMALIPFVIFTSIFITYSYNSTKSALLQEKKNQIEDVTKTAYHFLESMNKKVEAGEYSLKEAKEISKYYISNIRYGRDMDDYVWINDLEPRMIVHPSNSLRGKSVKTFVDKAGKPLFNDVVALVKKQDRGFVNYIWNSKTDSNKFVEKYSYVELYRPWGWVLGTGIYVDDVNDYIFSVFLNQAMFGFIGLLIIGALFTFVLKTSVSNPLLIMANQLKETSLQVANGSKVTYSTSTQLSAATNEQAASLQETVASVDEISSMIRRNTEFAEDSKKSGEQSELEVQNGKRTIDEMLYAIENISNSNTDAMKKMESSNAQIQEILNIIKEIEDKTKVINDIVFQTKLLSFNASVEAARSGESGKGFAVVAEEIGSLASMSGAASDEIKVLIDESIKNVEAIVSGTTAMVNEVIHSSSKTVEAGRQKAGQCKEVLDKIVFNVQNVNGKITEIASACNEQTQGVNEITNAIRLIDETTIQNNNSAQEASRSAANLKGQADNLDDIVKLVIDLVGGNKAA
- a CDS encoding DUF1232 domain-containing protein, which gives rise to MKNIVRKVLAALGLVISVVYLLNPTAGVIELIPDNIPYIGNLDEAGAVMLFLSCLKILRQSYLRD
- a CDS encoding molecular chaperone, translating into MRILVLLTIAPLLLSFTFRPTSQTIDISSGQKSTQFQIENTSSEMIPVTINVLERIQKEDGSESLPKTSDVSVFPPQLIVSPGDRKTIRVDWKGGSNITTEKVFRIVAEQVPLKRGSTNSKNRGGIKMLLKYMNVLYVTKKEFQSKLVASHYEVGKKIRVYITNKGKSHQYLKNVRFEFIKGDKKLSIPAKDMIKLDGQNILANTTRFFIFENTINLKNGYELRASFGK